In Sulfitobacter sp. LCG007, the sequence CAAGCGCGCGCGCGAGGCTTTTGTCGGTTGCAAAAGCGACGAGATCCTCGTGGCCAATGTCCCTCTGGACGGCCTGCCCGGCAGCTGCAAGATCCTCGATCCGGAAGCGCTGCGCAAGAAGGGTTCTGTCGCCATCTCGCTGAGGGACGGGCAGCCGGTCATTACCACTGCCCGGGACGTCACTGGCAGGCGGATCTGGAGCGGCACAGATTGATCGAAGTCCCGGACGCGTCCGCCCGCGCCGCGTTCAGTAGCTGCGGATCAGGCCCACCAGCTTGCCCTGAACCTTGACCAGATCCTGCGGCAGGATGCGCGTCTCGTAGGCCGGATTGGCCGCTTCGAGGGCGATGGAATTGCCGCGCCTCATGAAGCGTTTGAGCGTCGCCTCGTGGTCCTCGATCAGGGCGACGACGATGTCGCCGTTGTCTGCCGATTGCGTCTCGCGGATGACCACGACGTCGCCGTCGTTGATGCCTGCGCCGATCATCGAGTCGCCGCGCACCTCGAGTGCATAGTGATTGCCCGACCCGGAGAGCATCGCTTGCGGGACCGTGACCGAATTGCTGTTCTGGTTGAGCGCCTCGATCGGAACACCGGCGGCGATGCGCCCGACCAGCGGCAGATCCATGGCGCCCGAGCTTGAAACTTCCCGCGCCCGCGACGGTGGCGCATTGTCCGGCCTGTCGCCGTCGATCACGCGCGGATTGAAACCCGGGGGCATCCCGCCCATGCTGTCGGGCAGCTTGACGATCTCAAGCGCCCGGGCCCGGTGTGCGAGGCGGCGGATGAAGCCGCGCTCCTCAAGCGCCGTGATCAGCCGATGGATCCCCGACTTCGAACGCAGGTCGAGCGCTTCCTTCATCTCGTCGAAACTTGGCGGAACCCCGTCGCGCTGGACACGCTTGTGAATGAACTCGAGCAAATCCAGTTGCTTCTTGGTCAGCATCTGTCGGCCTCTGATCGTTATTTTTCGTTTGTTCTACGCATGTTCCCCTTTTGTGTCAACAGGTGACGGGGGTTGCAATCAGAGCGCGATATAGGGCAGGTGCTCTCCCGTCGCCCGCTCCGGATCGCCCTTCCGCCGGATGACAAGCGCGTTGGCCTCGGCCAGCACTGTCAGCAGCGAGCTGTCCTGGCGGTCGAACACCCTCAGCGCGCCATCCTCGAGACGCGCGCGCATGTAATGCTCGCGCGGGCCGTTGGCGGCAAGCGGCGCAGCAAGCGGCGCGGATTCGCGGGGGGCGGGGGCCTGGCCGAGGCCTTGCATGGCGCGGATCATCGGGCTGAGGAAAACAGTTCCGCAGACCATTGCCGAGACCGGGTTGCCCGGCAGTCCAAGGAGGGCCATTTCGCCCAGCCGACCGGCCATGAGGGGTTTTCCGGGGCGCATGGCGACCTTGTAGAAGGCCTGTTCCATGCCGAGGCCGCCCGCGACCGCACCCACAAGGTCATGGTCTCCGACAGAGGCGCCGCCGATCGTGACCAGCAGGTCGGCGCCGCGCGCAAGCTCGAAGGCGGCAGAGAGGGACGGGGCGTTGTCGCGCGCCACCGGGAGCAGACGGGCCTCGGCGCCAAGCGCCTCGATCATCGCGGCGAGGCCGAAGCTGTTCGAGGCGATGATCTGGTCGGCGCCGGGATCCTCGCCGGGCAGGACGAGTTCGTCGCCGGTGGCGAGCAGCGCGATGCGCGGGCGGCGCGTCACCGGGACCTGCGCGATGTTCATGGACGCAAGCAGCGCCACGTCGGAAGGCGTCAGCCGGCGCGGCGCGGAGAGGATGGCACCTTTGCGGAAATCTCCACCCTCCGGCCTGATGTTCGGGTTCCCGTCGGGCTTGCCGGTCAGCACGACCCGGTCTCCGTCGCGCGTGACATCTTCCTGGA encodes:
- the lexA gene encoding transcriptional repressor LexA → MLTKKQLDLLEFIHKRVQRDGVPPSFDEMKEALDLRSKSGIHRLITALEERGFIRRLAHRARALEIVKLPDSMGGMPPGFNPRVIDGDRPDNAPPSRAREVSSSGAMDLPLVGRIAAGVPIEALNQNSNSVTVPQAMLSGSGNHYALEVRGDSMIGAGINDGDVVVIRETQSADNGDIVVALIEDHEATLKRFMRRGNSIALEAANPAYETRILPQDLVKVQGKLVGLIRSY
- the glp gene encoding gephyrin-like molybdotransferase Glp, translated to MISVEEALTALFRLVAPLEAEEVPLRAAAGRVLARPVAARRSQPPFAASSMDGYALRAAELEPGASFRVIGEAAAGHRHGGTVPAGHAVRIFTGAPVPEGADFVVIQEDVTRDGDRVVLTGKPDGNPNIRPEGGDFRKGAILSAPRRLTPSDVALLASMNIAQVPVTRRPRIALLATGDELVLPGEDPGADQIIASNSFGLAAMIEALGAEARLLPVARDNAPSLSAAFELARGADLLVTIGGASVGDHDLVGAVAGGLGMEQAFYKVAMRPGKPLMAGRLGEMALLGLPGNPVSAMVCGTVFLSPMIRAMQGLGQAPAPRESAPLAAPLAANGPREHYMRARLEDGALRVFDRQDSSLLTVLAEANALVIRRKGDPERATGEHLPYIAL